One Pseudomonas sp. MM213 genomic window, ATCCGGCGTCGGCTCCACGTATCGAGCGAGGTGACGTCATGAGTATCTTTAGCCACTTCCAACAACGCTTCGAGTCCACACGCCAGGAAGAACTCTCACTGCAAGAGTACCTGGAGCTGTGCAAAAAGGACCGCAGCGCCTACGTTTCCGCCGCCGAGCGTCTGTTGCTGGCCATCGGAGAACCGGAGCTGCTCGACACCTCGACCAACTCGAGGCTTTCGCGAATCTTTTCCAACAAGGTGATCCGCCGCTATCCGGCCTTTGAAGACTTCCACGGGATGGAAGAATGCATCGACCAGATCGTCTCGTATTTCCGCCATGCCGCTCAGGGCCTGGAAGAGAAGAAACAAATCCTCTATCTGCTCGGCCCCGTCGGCGGCGGTAAATCGTCCCTGGCCGAGAAGCTGAAACAGCTTATCGAGAAGGTGCCTTTCTACGCGATCAAAGGCTCGCCGGTTTTCGAATCTCCTTTGGGTCTGTTCAACGCCACCGAAGATGGCGCGATCCTCGAAGAAGACTTCGGCATTCCGCGGCGCTATCTCAACACCATCATGTCGCCATGGGCCACCAAACGTCTGGCCGAATTCGGCGGCGACATCAGCCAGTTCCGCGTGGTGAAGCTCTATCCATCGATCCTCAACCAGATAGCCGTGGCCAAAACCGAGCCGGGAGACGAAAACAACCAGGACATCTCGGCACTGGTGGGCAAGGTCGATATCCGCAAACTGGAAGAATTCCCGCAAAACGACGCCGACGCCTACAGCTACTCGGGCGCACTGTGCCGGGCCAACCAGGGCCTGATGGAATTCGTCGAAATGTTCAAGGCACCGATCAAGGTGCTGCACCCATTGCTGACCGCCACCCAGGAAGGCAACTACAACAGCACCGAAGGTCTGGGGGCGATTCCGTTTACCGGGATCCTGCTGGCTCACTCCAACGAATCGGAATGGCACACCTTCCGCAACAACAAGAACAACGAAGCCTTCATCGACCGGATCTACATCGTCAAAGTGCCATACTGCCTGCGGGTCAGCGACGAAGTGAAGATCTACGACAAGCTCTTGTTCAACAGCTCCCTGGCCAAGGCGCACTGCGCACCGGACACGCTGAAGATGCTCGCCCAGTTCACCGTACTCTCGCGCCTCAAGGAGCCGGAAAACTCGAATATCTACTCCAAGATGCGGGTCTACGATGGTGAAAACCTCAAGGACACCGATCCGAAGGCCAAGTCGATCCAGGAATACCGCGACAATGCCGGTGTCGACGAAGGCATGAACGGTCTGTCGACCCGTTTCGCGTTCAAGATTCTGTCGAAGGTCTTCAACTTCGATCCGCACGAAATCGCCGCCAACCCGGTGCATTTGCTCTACGTGCTGGAACAACAGATCGAACAGGAACAATTCCAGGCTGAAACCCGCGAACGCTACCTGCGCTTCCTCAAGGAGTACCTGGCACCGCGTTACATCGAGTTCATCGGCAAGGAAATCCAGACCGCCTACCTCGAGTCGTACAGCGAGTACGGCCAGAACATCTTCGATCGCTACGTGTTGTACGCCGACTTCTGGATCCAGGACCAGGAATACCGCGACCCGGAAACCGGCGAGATCCTCAATCGCGTGGCGCTGAACGAAGAACTGGAGAAAATCGAAAAACCGGCCGGCATCAGCAATCCGAAGGATTTCCGCAACGAAATCGTCAACTTCGTGCTGCGCGCCCGTGCCAACAACAACGGCAAGAACCCGACCTGGCTCAGCTACGAAAAACTGCGGGTGGTCATCGAGAAGAAAATGTTCTCCAACACCGAGGACCTCCTGCCCGTCATCAGCTTCAACGCCAAGGCGAGCAAAGAGGACCAGCAGAAACACAACGACTTCGTCACACGGATGGTCGAGCGGGGCTACACCGACAAACAGGTACGACTGCTGTCCGAGTGGTACCTGCGGGTCAGAAAATCACAATAACCCGCTGCCGGTCAGACCGGTTGTCGTCAGCCAGAGGCCTGTGTACGCATTTTCTGTTACACAGGCCTCTGGAAGGTGTTCGAAAGTCGGTAGCGAGTTCAGGCAGCATCCAAAGCGCTTGGGGGAGCGTTGAATATCCCTTGGCCTTCGGTCCGATGCTGCATCACCGCTCGCCCCTTTCAGGACAGCTTCTAAGGAGCAGTCATGAGCTATGTGATCGACCGACGTCTCAATGGCAAGAACAAGAGCACGGTGAACCGTCAGCGGTTTCTGCGGCGTTACCGTGATCACATCAAAAAGGCTGTCGAAGAGGCGGTCAGCCGGCGCTCCATCACCGACATGGAACACGGCGAACAGATCAGCATTCCCGGCCGCGACATCGACGAGCCGGTGCTTCACCACGGTCGCGGGGGCAAACAGACCGTCGTGCACCCCGGCAACAAAGAGTTCACCAGCGGCGAGCACATCGCCCGTCCGCCCGGAGGTGGCGGCGGCAGAGGGCCCGGCAAGGCTGGCAACTCGGGTGAAGGCATGGACGAGTTTGTCTTCCAGATCACCCAGGAAGAGTTCCTCGAGTTCATGTTCGAGGACCTGGAACTGCCCAATCTGGTCAAGCGCAACCTGACCGGCACCGATACCTTCAAAACCGTTCGTGCAGGCATCAGCAACGAAGGCAACCCGTCGCGGATCAACATCATCCGCACCTTGCGCTCGGCCCACGCCCGACGAATCGCCCTGTCCGGCAGCAGCCGGGCGAAACTGCGCGAAGCCAAAGAGGAATTGCTGCGACTCAAGCAGGAAGAACCGGACAACTTCGGCGATATTCAGAAAATCGAGGCAGAAATCGAAAAACTCAGTGCGCGCATTCATCGCGTACCGTTCCTCGACACTTTCGACCTCAAGTACAACCTGCTGATCAAGCAACCCAACCCCAGTTCGAAGGCGGTGATGTTCTGCCTGATGGACGTGTCCGGCTCCATGACCCAGGCGACCAAGGACATCGCCAAGCGTTTCTTTATCCTGCTGTACCTGTTCCTCAAGCGTAACTACGACAAGATTGACGTGGTTTTCATCCGCCACCACACCAGTGCCCGGGAAGTGGATGAGGAAGAATTCTTCTATTCCCGCGAAACCGGCGGCACCATCGTTTCCAGCGCGTTGAAACTGATGCAGGAGATCATGGCCGAACGCTATCCGAGCAACGAGTGGAACATCTACGCCGCCCAGGCTTCCGACGGCGATAACTGGAATGACGACTCGCCGATCTGCCGCGACATTCTGATCAACCAGATCATGCCGTTCGTGCAGTACTACACTTACGTTGAGATCACCCCGCGCGAACATCAGGCCCTGTGGTTCGAGTACGAGCGCATTGCCGAAGCCTTTTCTGACACCTTTGCCCAGCAACAACTGGTCTCGGCCGGGGATATCTATCCGGTCTTCCGTGAACTCTTCCAGCGCAGGTTAGTGACATGACCGCCAAAGAGCAGAAGCGCCAACCCATTTCCACCGGCTCCGAATGGACGTTCGAGCTGATCCAGGCCTACGACCGCGAAATCAGTCGTATCGCGGCTCGTTATGCGCTCGACACCTACCCTAACCAGATCGAAGTGATCACGGCCGAGCAGATGATGGATGCGTATGCCTCCGTCGGTATGCCGCTGGGTTATCACCATTGGTCGTACGGCAAACACTTCCTCAGCACCGAAAAATCCTACACTCGCGGGCAGATGGGGCTGGCGTACGAAATCGTGATCAACTCGGACCCCTGCATCGCCTACCTGATGGAAGAAAACACCATCTGCATGCAGGCGCTGGTGGTGGCTCACGCCTGCTACGGGCACAACAGCTTCTTCAAAGGCAACTACCTGTTTCGCACCTGGACCGACGCCAGCTCGATCATCGATTACCTGGTGTTCGCCAAGCAGTACATCATGCAGTGCGAAGAGCGCCACGGCATCGACGCAGTCGAGGACCTGCTGGACTCCTGCCATGCGCTGATGAACTACGGGGTTGACCGCTACAAACGCCCTTACCCGATTTCCGCCGAGGAAGAACGTCGTCGGCAAAAGGACCGGGAGGAGCATTTGCAGAAACAGATCAACGATCTGTGGCGCACCATTCCGAAAGGCGCGGACAAATACAGCGACCGGGACAACGCACGCTTCCCCGCCGAACCGCAGGAAAACATCCTGTACTTCATCGAAAAACACGCGCCACTGCTGGAGCCCTGGCAGCGGGAGATCGTGCGGATCGTGCGTAAGATCGCGCAGTATTTTTACCCGCAACGCCAGACTCAGGTGATGAACGAAGGCTGGGCCACGTTCTGGCATTACACCCTGATGAACGACCTGTACGACGAAGGCCTGGTCACCGACGGCTTCATGATGGAGTTCCTGACGTCCCACACCAGCGTGGTCTTCCAGCCGGGCTTCGACAGCCCGTACTACAACGGAATAAACCCCTACACCCTGGGCTTTGCCATGTACCGTGATATCCGGCGCATGTGTGAAACCCCCACCGAGGAAGATTACCGCTGGTTCCCGGAAATCGCCGGCACCGACTGGCTATCGACCATCAAGTTCGCCATGAGCAGCTTCAAGGATGAAAGCTTCATCCTGCAGTACCTGTCGCCGAAGGTGATCCGAGACCTGAAATTGTTCAGCATTCTCGATGATGACCAGAAGGACGACCTGCTGGTACCGGCCATCCACGACGAAGATGGCTACCGCACCATCCGGGAAACCCTGGCCGCGCAGTACAACCTGGGCAATCGCGAACCCAACATCCAGATCTACAGCATCGACCGCCGCGGAGACCGCTCCCTGACCCTGCGTCACCAGCAACACGACCGCAAACCGCTGGGCGAGTCCACCGAGGAAGTGCTTAAACACTTGCACCGCCTATGGGGCTTCGACATTCACCTGGAAACCCTGCAAGGGGATCAGGTGATGAAAACCCACCACGTACCGCCCAGAAGCGAGCACAGCGAAGGCGAATACGGCCGGCTGGACCTGGCCGTCATTCATCTTTGATCCTGTTCGTGCCTCCGCAAGCTCGACGCAACGGTTATTCTGTCGGGCTAACGGAGGTTTTTTATGCGGATTTATAAAGTCGGCGGTGCGGTACGCGATCGCCTGCTGGGCAAACCTGTCACCGATATCGACTGGGTCGTGGTCGGCGCCACCACCGAAGAAATGCTCGCCAAGGGCTATCGCCCGGTGGGCGCGGACTTCCCGGTGTTTCTTCATCCAAAAAGTGGTGAGGAATATGCCCTCGCCCGGACTGAACGCAAAAGCGGACGCGGTTACGGCGGTTTTACCTTTCACGCCAGCCCCGAAGTCACCCTCGAAGAAGACCTGATTCGTCGCGACCTGACGATCAACGCCATGGCCGAAGACGATCAACAGAATTTGACCGACCCGTACCATGGCCAACGCGATCTCGAAGCTCGCGTTCTGCGTCACGTTTCCCCCGCATTCGCCGAAGATCCGCTCCGTGTTCTGCGTGTTGCGCGCTTTTCCGCTCGTTATGCGGAGTTGGGCTTCACCGTCGCACCGGAAACGCTGGAGCTGATGCGCCAACTCAGCGAGTCGGGCGAACTGGAGGCATTGACCGCCGAACGCAGCTGGAAAGAAATTTCCCGCGCCCTGCTGGAAGATCAACCGCAAGTGTTTATCGAAGTGCTGCGCGAGTGCGGCGCTCTCAAGGTGCTGATGCCAGAAGTCGATGCCCTGTTCGGCGTACCGCAACCGGAAGCTCATCACCCGGAAATCGACACGGGCGTACACACCTTGAGCGTGCTTGAGCAATCAGCGTTGCACAAACAACCACTGACTGTTCGCTGGGCTTGCCTGCTGCATGACCTGGGCAAAGGACTGACGCCGAAAGAAGACTGGCCGCGGCACATCGCCCACGAACACACCGGCCTGAAGCTGATCAAAGCGGTCAATGAACGCTTCAAGGCACCGAAGGACTGCCAGGAACTGGCTTTGTTGGTGGGGCAGTATCACACCCATGGCCATCGTGCCCTGGAGTTAAAGCCCTCGACACTGCTGGAGCTGCTGCAGAGTTTTGACGTCTATCGTCGCCCGCAGCGGTTTGAGGAGTTTATTGCGGCGTGTGAAATGGACGCGCGCGGGCGCAAAGGGCTGGAACAGAGAAGTTATCCACAGGCGGATTATTTGCGCGGGGCGGCGAATGCTGCTCGTAGCGTGGCGGTACAGCCGTTGCTGGAGAAGGGATTCAAGGGGCCGGAGTTGGGAGAGGCGATCAAGCGTGAGCGGCTAAAAGCTTTGAAAGCCTACAAAGAGGCGGCGTCCGCCTAAAAGCTTCGCGGGCAAGCCTCGCTCCTACAGATATGCGTTGCCCTGTAGGAGCGAGGCTTGCCCGCGAAGGCGTCATTCAGGTCACAGCAAATTCTGGGGAGTCAGCTGCTCCCCACGCCATTCAAACGCCACCGGCGCCAACACCTGATCAATCTGCGCTTCGCCCCACAACGTCGCAAAGCTTTTGCCTACACCCGGATGCACACGATCCGGCGCAATGAGCGACAACGGCCACAACACGAAGGCGTTTTTCAGGATCTCTGCCCGCGGCAGAATCAATCCGTCGAAGTTGCCCACCAAATCACCGAACAACAGCACGTCGATATCCAGCGGCAAACCCTTGCGGTCCGGTGCATAGCGGCCGTTGTCCGCCTCGATGAATTTCAGTCGGCGGTCCAGTTCTATCAGCGGCAAATCGGTGTAAGCCGAGACCACGAAATTGAAGAACGGCCCGCTCTTGATCCCCACCGGCTGGCTTTCAAACACCGCCGAGCATCTTATATCCACCAGAAAACCCGCCAGGGCTTCCAGGCCAGCCTGCAAATGGGTTTCGCGCTCGATATTGCTACCGAGCCCGAGGTACACCTGAGTCAGCGACATCCGCGCTCGATCTCCACGCCCACACCACCGGTAGCCGCCGGGACGGCACCTGGCTTGGTCAGCTTGAGACGCATCCAGGTGATGTTGAACTCGCTCATCAGCACTTCAACCAGACGTTCGGCAAAGGTCTCGACCAACTGGAACTGCGCTTGCTCGGCAAAGGCCTGGATGCGCGACGAAACGCTCGCGTAATCGAGCGCCAGGGTCAAGTCATCACCCGCCGCGGCCGGGCGATTGTCCCAGGCGAAGCTCAGATCAAGACGCAAGCACTGTCGGATGCCTCGCTCCCAGTCGTAGGCACCGATCACGGTGTCGACTTCCAGGCCCTCGATAAACACTCTGTCCAAGCACTTTTCTCCGCTGCACGACAAGGGCGCAATGCGCCGTTAGAATCAGGGCGTCCTCGCCCGGAATAGTTAGCATGTTTTGGTTACTGGCGACTCTCGCCTACCTGCTCGGCTCTCTGTCCTTCGCCATTTTGCTCAGCCGCCTGACCGGTAACCCCGATCCGCGAATGAGTGGCTCGGGCAATGCCGGTGCCACCAACATGTTGCGTCTGGCCGGCAAGAAACTCGCCATCCTGACCTTGATCGGCGACCTCTGCAAAGGGCTGCTGCCGGTACTGATCGCCGGTGTTGCGGGTCTTTCGCTGCAAGAACAGGCCTGGATCGGCGTTTGTGCCGTCAT contains:
- a CDS encoding PrkA family serine protein kinase; the encoded protein is MSIFSHFQQRFESTRQEELSLQEYLELCKKDRSAYVSAAERLLLAIGEPELLDTSTNSRLSRIFSNKVIRRYPAFEDFHGMEECIDQIVSYFRHAAQGLEEKKQILYLLGPVGGGKSSLAEKLKQLIEKVPFYAIKGSPVFESPLGLFNATEDGAILEEDFGIPRRYLNTIMSPWATKRLAEFGGDISQFRVVKLYPSILNQIAVAKTEPGDENNQDISALVGKVDIRKLEEFPQNDADAYSYSGALCRANQGLMEFVEMFKAPIKVLHPLLTATQEGNYNSTEGLGAIPFTGILLAHSNESEWHTFRNNKNNEAFIDRIYIVKVPYCLRVSDEVKIYDKLLFNSSLAKAHCAPDTLKMLAQFTVLSRLKEPENSNIYSKMRVYDGENLKDTDPKAKSIQEYRDNAGVDEGMNGLSTRFAFKILSKVFNFDPHEIAANPVHLLYVLEQQIEQEQFQAETRERYLRFLKEYLAPRYIEFIGKEIQTAYLESYSEYGQNIFDRYVLYADFWIQDQEYRDPETGEILNRVALNEELEKIEKPAGISNPKDFRNEIVNFVLRARANNNGKNPTWLSYEKLRVVIEKKMFSNTEDLLPVISFNAKASKEDQQKHNDFVTRMVERGYTDKQVRLLSEWYLRVRKSQ
- a CDS encoding YeaH/YhbH family protein, with product MSYVIDRRLNGKNKSTVNRQRFLRRYRDHIKKAVEEAVSRRSITDMEHGEQISIPGRDIDEPVLHHGRGGKQTVVHPGNKEFTSGEHIARPPGGGGGRGPGKAGNSGEGMDEFVFQITQEEFLEFMFEDLELPNLVKRNLTGTDTFKTVRAGISNEGNPSRINIIRTLRSAHARRIALSGSSRAKLREAKEELLRLKQEEPDNFGDIQKIEAEIEKLSARIHRVPFLDTFDLKYNLLIKQPNPSSKAVMFCLMDVSGSMTQATKDIAKRFFILLYLFLKRNYDKIDVVFIRHHTSAREVDEEEFFYSRETGGTIVSSALKLMQEIMAERYPSNEWNIYAAQASDGDNWNDDSPICRDILINQIMPFVQYYTYVEITPREHQALWFEYERIAEAFSDTFAQQQLVSAGDIYPVFRELFQRRLVT
- a CDS encoding SpoVR family protein, whose amino-acid sequence is MTAKEQKRQPISTGSEWTFELIQAYDREISRIAARYALDTYPNQIEVITAEQMMDAYASVGMPLGYHHWSYGKHFLSTEKSYTRGQMGLAYEIVINSDPCIAYLMEENTICMQALVVAHACYGHNSFFKGNYLFRTWTDASSIIDYLVFAKQYIMQCEERHGIDAVEDLLDSCHALMNYGVDRYKRPYPISAEEERRRQKDREEHLQKQINDLWRTIPKGADKYSDRDNARFPAEPQENILYFIEKHAPLLEPWQREIVRIVRKIAQYFYPQRQTQVMNEGWATFWHYTLMNDLYDEGLVTDGFMMEFLTSHTSVVFQPGFDSPYYNGINPYTLGFAMYRDIRRMCETPTEEDYRWFPEIAGTDWLSTIKFAMSSFKDESFILQYLSPKVIRDLKLFSILDDDQKDDLLVPAIHDEDGYRTIRETLAAQYNLGNREPNIQIYSIDRRGDRSLTLRHQQHDRKPLGESTEEVLKHLHRLWGFDIHLETLQGDQVMKTHHVPPRSEHSEGEYGRLDLAVIHL
- a CDS encoding multifunctional CCA addition/repair protein, with the protein product MRIYKVGGAVRDRLLGKPVTDIDWVVVGATTEEMLAKGYRPVGADFPVFLHPKSGEEYALARTERKSGRGYGGFTFHASPEVTLEEDLIRRDLTINAMAEDDQQNLTDPYHGQRDLEARVLRHVSPAFAEDPLRVLRVARFSARYAELGFTVAPETLELMRQLSESGELEALTAERSWKEISRALLEDQPQVFIEVLRECGALKVLMPEVDALFGVPQPEAHHPEIDTGVHTLSVLEQSALHKQPLTVRWACLLHDLGKGLTPKEDWPRHIAHEHTGLKLIKAVNERFKAPKDCQELALLVGQYHTHGHRALELKPSTLLELLQSFDVYRRPQRFEEFIAACEMDARGRKGLEQRSYPQADYLRGAANAARSVAVQPLLEKGFKGPELGEAIKRERLKALKAYKEAASA
- the folK gene encoding 2-amino-4-hydroxy-6-hydroxymethyldihydropteridine diphosphokinase is translated as MSLTQVYLGLGSNIERETHLQAGLEALAGFLVDIRCSAVFESQPVGIKSGPFFNFVVSAYTDLPLIELDRRLKFIEADNGRYAPDRKGLPLDIDVLLFGDLVGNFDGLILPRAEILKNAFVLWPLSLIAPDRVHPGVGKSFATLWGEAQIDQVLAPVAFEWRGEQLTPQNLL
- the folB gene encoding dihydroneopterin aldolase, producing the protein MDRVFIEGLEVDTVIGAYDWERGIRQCLRLDLSFAWDNRPAAAGDDLTLALDYASVSSRIQAFAEQAQFQLVETFAERLVEVLMSEFNITWMRLKLTKPGAVPAATGGVGVEIERGCR